One window from the genome of Oreochromis niloticus isolate F11D_XX linkage group LG20, O_niloticus_UMD_NMBU, whole genome shotgun sequence encodes:
- the LOC100699449 gene encoding uncharacterized protein LOC100699449 isoform X3, which produces MGRYLSTKLCSCCVNRTLKSYSKYKYTMNLLRKDHGLTKAPLCLDLHRYLQLSPPQPSRFATKATFKKVKHSDTSSTFYSLLRDFTEEARHPQALRFYSSSNKDVFKAKAPVGIFDEAQNNSLLSSVGGCLGQSFNQLSRHINIYFKRKEVLSLSENASVVVSTPEYACRSQRISQSQLAATEEKPESKDTTQTLKCKDKQWDSVTSHSTQETSGLQLFHISSLTTRFGEGYNYVAHHINTVFSQGLAKVQKQENLEPPTKETKRREKRRKIQIRGKQSQVKAVLEPNSNSSTWEEGYLHFARHINKYFGAKVTDEAQNRKEQLLIEKDWTYKKHLLTQSTSQTHSASSQLKQEESIIPGAAGSFHSSCNTAKISENYFQTSQHINQYFKGQSGLNEDTESQKSPKRLKSVSFMDYLCNPTSTIPELLGVYRNSNSKTAISAPQAVLNKKPETGFYSRSSD; this is translated from the exons ATGGGTCGCTACCTGAGCACAAAATTGTGTTCATGTTGTGTGAACAGGACATTGAAATCATACAGCAAATATAAATACACAATGAACCTTCTCAGAAAGGACCATGGTCTGACTAAAGCACCACTCTGCCTTGACCTACATAGATATTTACAGCTGTCACCTCCTCAACCTTCCAGGTTTGCAACAAAAGccacttttaaaaaagtaaagcaCAGCGATACAAGCTCTACCTTTTATAGCCTCCTTAGAGACTTTACAGAAGAGGCGAGACATCCTCAGGCTCTGCGTTTTTATTCATCTTCTAATAAGGATGTCTTCAAAGCCAAAGCTCCAGTTGGGATTTTTGACGAGGCTCAGAACAATTCTCTTTTAAGTTCGGTTGGAGGGTGTCTTGGTCAATCATTTAATCAATTGTCCAGACACATTAACATTTATTTCAAAAGAAAGGAAGTTTTAAGTCTGTCTGAAAATGCCAGTGTTGTTGTGTCTACTCCAGAGTATGCTTGCAGGTCACAGAGGATTAGTCAAAGTCAGCTAGCAGCCACAGAGGAAAAACCTGAAAGCAAAGACACAACACAGACCTTGAAATGTAAGGACAAACAGTGGGACTCTGTAACAAGTCATTCAACTCAAGAAACATCTGGACTGCAGTTATTTCACATCAGCTCTCTCACGACAAGATTTGGTGAGGGTTACAATTACGTTGCTCATCACATTAACACAGTTTTCTCTCAGGGTTTGGCAAAAGTTCAAAAACAGGAGAATTTGGAGCCTCCTACCAAAGAGACAAAAAGAAGGGAGAAGAGACGAAAAATACAAATCAGAGGTAAACAGTCTCAAGTAAAGGCAGTACTGGAACCCAACAGTAACTCCAGTACCTGGGAGGAAGGATACCTTCACTTTGCAAGGCACATTAATAAATACTTTGGTGCCAAAGTAACAGATGAAGCTCAGAATAGGAAAGAACAACTTCTCATAGAGAAGGATTGGACTTACAAGAAACACCTTTTAACACAATCTACCTCACAAACTCACAGTGCCAGTTCACAGCTGAAGCAAGAAGAATCTATCATCCCAGGAGCTGCAGGCAGTTTCCACAGCAGCTGTAATACAGCTAAAATCAGTGAGAACTATTTTCAAACATCCCAACACATCAATCAGTATTTCAAGGGTCAAAGTGGATTGAATGAGGACACTGAATCCCAAAAGTCCCCCAAGAGACTGAAGAGTGTATCTTTTATGGATTACCTTTGCAACCCCACAAGTACCATTCCAGAACTGCTGGGTGTTTATCGAAACAGCAACTCCAAAACTGCCATCTCTGCCCCGCAGGCAGTATTAAATAAAAAG CCTGAGACTGGCTTCTACTCCAGAAGCTCTGACTGA
- the LOC100699449 gene encoding calcium-independent phospholipase A2-gamma isoform X2 translates to MDYLCNPTSTIPELLGVYRNSNSKTAISAPQAVLNKKLVLNRKQAEEMTCVFIDSLRLASTPEALTDCIEALNEHLIHYPSCKAIIWKEKIAVSMLRQRKNYKHNQELQTALRETLALIGYADPVKGCGIRVLSIDGGGTRGVVPLQILKLLEDQTGKKIHQLFDYICGVSTGAVLAFMLGLARFSIEECADMYRRFGSEVFRQNPLVGTVKMGWSHSYYNTETWETILREKLGDRVLIKTARDFFSPKVSAVSTVVNWGTSPKAFVFRNYNHKPGSLSRYAGGSGYQMWQAVRASSAAPGYFQEFTLENDIHQDGGITLNNPCAVAVHESHLLWPNQDFQCVLSLGTGRYDSAKKGPATSTSLRAKISNLICSATDTEGVHTLLDDLLAPDVYFRFNPMLSSDVSLDENRPQALDQLHRDTQNYLERNQPKLARLCLVLSAERSVIRRTKDWFSERAWEMKQRLM, encoded by the exons ATGGATTACCTTTGCAACCCCACAAGTACCATTCCAGAACTGCTGGGTGTTTATCGAAACAGCAACTCCAAAACTGCCATCTCTGCCCCGCAGGCAGTATTAAATAAAAAG CTTGTCTTGAATAGGAAGCAAGCAGAGGAAATGACATGTGTGTTCATTGATAGCCTGAGACTGGCTTCTACTCCAGAAGCTCTGACTGACTGCATAGAAGCACTCAATGAACACCTTATCCACTACCCTTCATGCAAAGCCATAATCTGGAAG gagaAAATTGCAGTTTCAATGCTGAGACAACGAAAGAACTATAAACATAACCAGGAACTTCAGACTGCCTTAAGAGAAACTTTGGCTCTTATCGGATATGCAGATCCAGTCAAAGGCTGTGGCATAAGAGTCCTCTCAATTGATGGTGGTGGAACAAG AGGTGTTGTGCCTCTTCAGATATTAAAGCTGTTGGAGGATCAAACAGGCAAAAAGATTCACCAGCTGTTTGACTACATCTGTGGAGTGAGCACAG GTGCTGTCTTAGCCTTCATGTTGGGTTTGGCCCGTTTTTCTATAGAAGAGTGTGCTGACATGTATCGTCGTTTTGGTTCTGAAGTATTCCGGCAAAACCCGCTGGTTGGTACCGTGAAGATGGGCTGGAGCCATTCTTACTATAACACTGAGACCTGGGAGACGATACTCCG AGAGAAGCTAGGTGATAGAGTACTTATTAAAACAGCCAGAGATTTCTTCAGTCCCAAG GTTTCTGCAGTCAGCACAGTGGTAAACTGGGGTACCAGCCCTAAGGCTTTTGTCTTCCGCAACTATAACCACAAACCAGGTTCTCTCAGCCGTTACGCAGGAGGCTCAGGCTACCAGATGTGGCAGGCAGTGAGGGCATCGTCAGCTGCCCCAGGATACTTCCAGGAGTTTACCTTAGAAAATGACATTCACCAG GATGGTGGAATCACCCTGAACAATCCCTGTGCCGTAGCTGTCCATGAAAGCCATTTGCTGTGGCCAAACCAGGACTTCCAATGTGTGCTGTCCCTGGGCACAGGTCGCTATGACAGTGCTAAGAAGGGACCTGCTACCTCCACGAGCCTGAGGGCCAAAATCAGCAATCTGATCTGCAGTGCCACTGACACTGAAGGGGTTCACACCCTTTTAGATGACCTGCTGGCCCCAGATGTCTATTTCCGCTTCAACCCCATGCTGAGCTCTGATGTGTCGCTTGACGAGAACCGGCCGCAGGCCTTGGACCagctgcacagagacacacagaacTATCTGGAGAGAAACCAGCCAAAACTGGCCAGACTTTGTTTAGTGCTTTCAGCAGAACGCTCAGTTATTAGGAGAACTAAGGACTGGTTCAGTGAGAGGGCCTGGGAGATGAAACAGAGATTAATGTGA
- the slc16a7 gene encoding monocarboxylate transporter 2 has protein sequence MPPAAVTNLGYTPPDGGWGWAVVFGAFISIGFSYAFPKSLTIYFKEIQEYFSVSYSEIAWVSSVMLASMYAGGPVSSVLVNRYGSRRVVIVGGVMVCTGMALASLGTNIIHLYLCVGVIGGFGLAFNLQPSLTIIGTYFQVKRPLANGLAMTGSPVILSTLAPLNQFLFDSFGWRGSFLILGSIVLNCCVAGALMRPVNKSIQRKTIDESSKCENEAEEHAAAEDTSTHSDNLQTEDQSESKGHSFVQKFIDVSLFRHRGFLIYLIGNVVMFFGFFAPVVFMAPYAKHQGIDEYSAAFLLSIFALADMFVRPTTGFVGNTKWIRPRIQYFFSFAVSYNGICHLMCPLASGYTGLVVYAVFFGLAFGMLSALLFEVLMDLVGAPRFSTAVGLVTIIECGPVLLGPPMSGALVDYFGDYKYMYYACGVFMLVSGIFFFIMHYYNYKKLDEEHRKSKAMETRNSDEAVELKTNQDDRTMNETDE, from the exons ATGCCCCCCGCAGCAGTAACCAATCTAGGCTACACCCCACCAGACGGAGGCTGGGGCTGGGCTGTCGTCTTCGGCGCTTTCATCTCCATAGGATTCTCGTATGCCTTTCCCAAGTCCCTCACCATCTATTTCAAGGAGATTCAGGAATATTTTTCAGTTTCCTACAGTGAGATTGCCTGGGTGTCCTCAGTCATGCTTGCTTCTATGTATGCAGGAG GCCCTGTCAGCAGTGTACTGGTCAATCGCTATGGCAGCAGACGTGTGGTTATAGTTGGCGGGGTCATGGTTTGCACTGGCATGGCTCTTGCTTCTCTTGGCActaatataatacatctgtatctCTGTGTTGGAGTAATTGGAG GTTTTGGTCTCGCGTTCAACTTGCAGCCCTCCCTGACGATCATAGGCACTTACTTCCAGGTCAAAAGGCCTCTTGCCAATGGACTCGCTATGACTGGAAGTCCAGTTATTCTCTCAACTCTGGCTCCTCTCAATCAGTTTCTGTTTGATTCTTTTGGTTGGAGGGGGAGCTTCCTCATCCTGGGATCCATTGTTTTGAACTGCTGTGTAGCTGGTGCTTTGATGAGACCAGTCAACAAAAGCATACAACGGAAAACAATAGATGAGTCATCAAAGTGTGAAAATGAAGCTGAGGAACACGCTGCTGCTGAAGACACCAGTACCCACTCTGATAACCTTCAGACTGAAGATCAAAGTGAGAGCAAGGGTCACAGCTTTGTGCAGAAATTCATAGATGTCTCACTTTTCAGACACAGGGGCTTCCTCATTTATCTAATTGGTAATGTGGTCatgttttttggcttttttgcaCCTGTGGTTTTCATGGCTCCATATGCCAAACATCAAGGGATTGATGAATATTCAGCAGCTTTCCTGCTCTCCATTTTTGCTCTGGCGGACATGTTCGTTAGACCGACAACTGGCTTCGTGGGCAACACCAAGTGGATTAGGCCAAGAATACagtattttttcagttttgctgtTTCATACAATGGCATATGTCACCTAATGTGCCCACTGGCATCTGGCTATACAGGCCTAGTTGTATATGCTGTCTTCTTTGGTTTGGCATTTGGGATGCTTTCTGCACTCCTTTTTGAAGTTCTAATGGACCTTGTTGGAGCTCCTCGTTTCTCCACTGCTGTTGGACTTGTCACCATTATTGAGTGTGGGCCAGTGCTTCTGGGACCTCCAATGTCAG GAGCTTTGGTTGATTATTTTGGTGATTACAAATATATGTATTATGCATGCGGTGTATTCATGCTGGTTTCTGGCATATTTTTCTTCATTATGCATTACTACAACTATAAAAAACTGGATGAGGAGCACAGGAAGAGCAAAGCAATGGAGACAAGAAATTCTGACGAGGCAGTAGAACTAAAAACGAACCAGGATGATAGAACgatgaatgaaacagatgaatga
- the LOC100699449 gene encoding calcium-independent phospholipase A2-gamma isoform X1 — protein MGRYLSTKLCSCCVNRTLKSYSKYKYTMNLLRKDHGLTKAPLCLDLHRYLQLSPPQPSRFATKATFKKVKHSDTSSTFYSLLRDFTEEARHPQALRFYSSSNKDVFKAKAPVGIFDEAQNNSLLSSVGGCLGQSFNQLSRHINIYFKRKEVLSLSENASVVVSTPEYACRSQRISQSQLAATEEKPESKDTTQTLKCKDKQWDSVTSHSTQETSGLQLFHISSLTTRFGEGYNYVAHHINTVFSQGLAKVQKQENLEPPTKETKRREKRRKIQIRGKQSQVKAVLEPNSNSSTWEEGYLHFARHINKYFGAKVTDEAQNRKEQLLIEKDWTYKKHLLTQSTSQTHSASSQLKQEESIIPGAAGSFHSSCNTAKISENYFQTSQHINQYFKGQSGLNEDTESQKSPKRLKSVSFMDYLCNPTSTIPELLGVYRNSNSKTAISAPQAVLNKKLVLNRKQAEEMTCVFIDSLRLASTPEALTDCIEALNEHLIHYPSCKAIIWKEKIAVSMLRQRKNYKHNQELQTALRETLALIGYADPVKGCGIRVLSIDGGGTRGVVPLQILKLLEDQTGKKIHQLFDYICGVSTGAVLAFMLGLARFSIEECADMYRRFGSEVFRQNPLVGTVKMGWSHSYYNTETWETILREKLGDRVLIKTARDFFSPKVSAVSTVVNWGTSPKAFVFRNYNHKPGSLSRYAGGSGYQMWQAVRASSAAPGYFQEFTLENDIHQDGGITLNNPCAVAVHESHLLWPNQDFQCVLSLGTGRYDSAKKGPATSTSLRAKISNLICSATDTEGVHTLLDDLLAPDVYFRFNPMLSSDVSLDENRPQALDQLHRDTQNYLERNQPKLARLCLVLSAERSVIRRTKDWFSERAWEMKQRLM, from the exons ATGGGTCGCTACCTGAGCACAAAATTGTGTTCATGTTGTGTGAACAGGACATTGAAATCATACAGCAAATATAAATACACAATGAACCTTCTCAGAAAGGACCATGGTCTGACTAAAGCACCACTCTGCCTTGACCTACATAGATATTTACAGCTGTCACCTCCTCAACCTTCCAGGTTTGCAACAAAAGccacttttaaaaaagtaaagcaCAGCGATACAAGCTCTACCTTTTATAGCCTCCTTAGAGACTTTACAGAAGAGGCGAGACATCCTCAGGCTCTGCGTTTTTATTCATCTTCTAATAAGGATGTCTTCAAAGCCAAAGCTCCAGTTGGGATTTTTGACGAGGCTCAGAACAATTCTCTTTTAAGTTCGGTTGGAGGGTGTCTTGGTCAATCATTTAATCAATTGTCCAGACACATTAACATTTATTTCAAAAGAAAGGAAGTTTTAAGTCTGTCTGAAAATGCCAGTGTTGTTGTGTCTACTCCAGAGTATGCTTGCAGGTCACAGAGGATTAGTCAAAGTCAGCTAGCAGCCACAGAGGAAAAACCTGAAAGCAAAGACACAACACAGACCTTGAAATGTAAGGACAAACAGTGGGACTCTGTAACAAGTCATTCAACTCAAGAAACATCTGGACTGCAGTTATTTCACATCAGCTCTCTCACGACAAGATTTGGTGAGGGTTACAATTACGTTGCTCATCACATTAACACAGTTTTCTCTCAGGGTTTGGCAAAAGTTCAAAAACAGGAGAATTTGGAGCCTCCTACCAAAGAGACAAAAAGAAGGGAGAAGAGACGAAAAATACAAATCAGAGGTAAACAGTCTCAAGTAAAGGCAGTACTGGAACCCAACAGTAACTCCAGTACCTGGGAGGAAGGATACCTTCACTTTGCAAGGCACATTAATAAATACTTTGGTGCCAAAGTAACAGATGAAGCTCAGAATAGGAAAGAACAACTTCTCATAGAGAAGGATTGGACTTACAAGAAACACCTTTTAACACAATCTACCTCACAAACTCACAGTGCCAGTTCACAGCTGAAGCAAGAAGAATCTATCATCCCAGGAGCTGCAGGCAGTTTCCACAGCAGCTGTAATACAGCTAAAATCAGTGAGAACTATTTTCAAACATCCCAACACATCAATCAGTATTTCAAGGGTCAAAGTGGATTGAATGAGGACACTGAATCCCAAAAGTCCCCCAAGAGACTGAAGAGTGTATCTTTTATGGATTACCTTTGCAACCCCACAAGTACCATTCCAGAACTGCTGGGTGTTTATCGAAACAGCAACTCCAAAACTGCCATCTCTGCCCCGCAGGCAGTATTAAATAAAAAG CTTGTCTTGAATAGGAAGCAAGCAGAGGAAATGACATGTGTGTTCATTGATAGCCTGAGACTGGCTTCTACTCCAGAAGCTCTGACTGACTGCATAGAAGCACTCAATGAACACCTTATCCACTACCCTTCATGCAAAGCCATAATCTGGAAG gagaAAATTGCAGTTTCAATGCTGAGACAACGAAAGAACTATAAACATAACCAGGAACTTCAGACTGCCTTAAGAGAAACTTTGGCTCTTATCGGATATGCAGATCCAGTCAAAGGCTGTGGCATAAGAGTCCTCTCAATTGATGGTGGTGGAACAAG AGGTGTTGTGCCTCTTCAGATATTAAAGCTGTTGGAGGATCAAACAGGCAAAAAGATTCACCAGCTGTTTGACTACATCTGTGGAGTGAGCACAG GTGCTGTCTTAGCCTTCATGTTGGGTTTGGCCCGTTTTTCTATAGAAGAGTGTGCTGACATGTATCGTCGTTTTGGTTCTGAAGTATTCCGGCAAAACCCGCTGGTTGGTACCGTGAAGATGGGCTGGAGCCATTCTTACTATAACACTGAGACCTGGGAGACGATACTCCG AGAGAAGCTAGGTGATAGAGTACTTATTAAAACAGCCAGAGATTTCTTCAGTCCCAAG GTTTCTGCAGTCAGCACAGTGGTAAACTGGGGTACCAGCCCTAAGGCTTTTGTCTTCCGCAACTATAACCACAAACCAGGTTCTCTCAGCCGTTACGCAGGAGGCTCAGGCTACCAGATGTGGCAGGCAGTGAGGGCATCGTCAGCTGCCCCAGGATACTTCCAGGAGTTTACCTTAGAAAATGACATTCACCAG GATGGTGGAATCACCCTGAACAATCCCTGTGCCGTAGCTGTCCATGAAAGCCATTTGCTGTGGCCAAACCAGGACTTCCAATGTGTGCTGTCCCTGGGCACAGGTCGCTATGACAGTGCTAAGAAGGGACCTGCTACCTCCACGAGCCTGAGGGCCAAAATCAGCAATCTGATCTGCAGTGCCACTGACACTGAAGGGGTTCACACCCTTTTAGATGACCTGCTGGCCCCAGATGTCTATTTCCGCTTCAACCCCATGCTGAGCTCTGATGTGTCGCTTGACGAGAACCGGCCGCAGGCCTTGGACCagctgcacagagacacacagaacTATCTGGAGAGAAACCAGCCAAAACTGGCCAGACTTTGTTTAGTGCTTTCAGCAGAACGCTCAGTTATTAGGAGAACTAAGGACTGGTTCAGTGAGAGGGCCTGGGAGATGAAACAGAGATTAATGTGA
- the LOC100698015 gene encoding uncharacterized protein At5g50100, chloroplastic, producing the protein MFSKVRTCLTSGLARLPSCVNSRVTSVLCKHQHRTFSSESGVRVLYDGLCPICVTEIRFLQFLQRNQPEKVHFIDISLPGYDGTKYKDITYEMAMKEMHVIDKKDKVHSGVPAFAVMYSAVGLGWLGRFMMWSPVRPFMDKSYDIFARNRLKWTGRGEECTTGRCEKKIP; encoded by the exons ATGTTTTCAAAAGTGAGAACATGTCTGACTTCGGGTTTAGCCAGATTGCCCAGTTGTGTAAATTCAAGAGTAACATCTGTGCTCTGCAAACATCAGCATCGCACCTTCAGTTCTGAGTCTGGTGTCAGG GTTCTGTATGATGGGCTTTGTCCAATATGCGTGACTGAGATCCGTTTCCTCCAGTTTCTGCAGAGAAACCAGCCTGAGAAAGTACATTTCATTGATATCTCTCTGCCAGGTTATGATGGAACAAAATACAAGGATATCACCTATGAGATGGCCATGAAGGAAATGCACGTGATTGATAAGAAAGACAAG GTTCACAGCGGAGTCCCAGCATTTGCAGTCATGTATAGTGCCGTAGGCCTTGGCTGGTTGGGTCGCTTTATGATGTGGTCACCTGTGAGACCATTTATGGACAAATCCTATGACATCTTTGCCAGGAACCGCCTAAAGTGGACCGGACGTGGAGAGGAGTGCACCACAGGACGCTGTGAAAAGAAAATACCCTGA